The Manis javanica isolate MJ-LG chromosome 4, MJ_LKY, whole genome shotgun sequence genome contains a region encoding:
- the SLC38A10 gene encoding solute carrier family 38 member 10 isoform X1, which yields MTAAAASNWGLITNIVNSIVGVSVLTMPFCFKQCGIILGALLLVFCSWMTHQSCMFLVKSASLSKRRTYAGLALHAYGKAGKMLVETSMIGLMLGTCIAFYVVIGDLGSNFFARLFGFQVTGTFRVLLLFTVSLCIVLPLSLQRNMMASIQSFSAMALIFYTVFMFVIVLSSLKHGLFGGQWLQRVRYVRWEGVFRCIPIFGMSFACQSQVLPTYDSLDEPSVKTMSSIFASSLNVVTTFYVLVGFFGYVSFTEAIVGNVLMHFPSSLVTEMIRVGFMMSVAVGFPMMILPCRQALNTLLFEQQQKDGTFAAGGYMPPLRFKVLTLSVVFGTMVGGIMIPNVETVLGLTGATMGSLICFICPALIHKKIHKNALSSQVVLWVGLGILVVSTHTTLSVNEEIPVDLAKEVPGGQLGEADSAVKAEAARLPGQNPIVDVAEDGRDKPKLPNEKDEMEQAQIKGPVNVPQREAAKEKQEEAQEEAQLDRPGQGIAVPMGEAHRHEPPIPHDKVVVDEGQDREGLEENEHLSKHENEKSPEGKEQMVPPLPDSERERRGQDQALGAEAGLPEDPQKVPEENGQPAIEPVKEDLGPGNRGLHPGPQAALPERQDTLAVGAGERGAGALPLGPAGGAVEKLEERGGKAPLPVRPFAGAGQAEPREQRHVEAQGGGHPGSRLEAEIKKIVAEAGRVEMLDHAVLLQVIKEQQAQQKRLLDQQEKLLAVIEEQHKEIHQQRQDGEEVDVQPEPGVAAPQGKEQEAQDRGTVGRPPPRPLEPVLRAPGRAPALPQGHGQHSMEDAEVTAGRAPASPPSGADVKPRAALTEPREGQKGAVTKMASFGVQERVPVPDPAGAPGGPEELIAGEFPGQSQDAVDGGSRARKKSGKEAVAVGAGVQEADVLGVGAEIGDPHVKPQQGSQDLAPAGLASRSGGAAPQAQAVLHQPEPQTISARGLGGQQRGQPAVRRQALGRGHGPTPGEDVALQEPEHRQDSDLGPKLPVSGGQKPDYAKPNRDLKVQADSDLRRRRRDVAPGAEEAAPKDRVIISFNRLPDMQVSDLRSALESQLHQAAGGALRMVPGREIKQLPRALEEP from the exons CATGATTGGGCTGATGCTAGGGACCTGCATCGCCTTCTACGTTGTCATCGGTGATTTGGGGTCCAATTTCTTTGCTCGGCTATTTGGTTTCCAG GTGACTGGCACCTTCCGTGTGCTTCTGCTCTTCACGGTGTCCCTGTGCATCGTGCTCCCACTCAGCCTGCAGAGGAACATGATGGCCTCCATCCAGTCCTTCAGCGCCATGGCCCTCATCTTCTACACTGTGTTCATGTTTGTG ATCGTGCTCTCCTCCCTCAAGCATGGCCTCTTTGGTGGGCAGTGGCTGCAAAGGGTCCGCTATGTCCGCTGGGAGGGTGTCTTCCGCTGCATCCCCATCTTCGGCATGTCCTTTGCCTGCCAGTC CCAGGTCCTGCCCACCTATGACAGCCTGGATGAGCCATCGGTGAAAACCATGAGCTCCATTTTTGCCTCCTCCCTCAACGTGGTCACCACCTTCTACGTCCTG GTGGGGTTCTTTGGCTACGTGAGCTTCACGGAGGCCATTGTGGGCAATGTGCTGATGCACTTCCCCTCCAGCCTGGTGACCGAGATGATCCGCGTGGGCTTCATGATGTCGGTGGCCGTGGGCTTCCCCATGATGATCCTGCCCTGCCGGCAGGCCTTGAACACACTGCTTTTCGAACAGCAG CAGAAAGATGGGACCTTTGCGGCTGGAGGCTACATGCCCCCTCTGCGGTTCAAAGTGCTCACCCTCTCGGTTGTGTTTGGAACAATGGTCGGAGGAATCATGATCCCAAACG TGGAGACGGTCCTGGGCCTCACGGGCGCCACAATGGGGAGCCTCATCTGCTTCATCTGCCCGGCGCTGATTCACAAAAAGATACACAAGAATGCGCTCTCCTCCCAG GTGGTGCTCTGGGTCGGCCTGGGCATCCTGGTGGTCAGCACACATACTACCCTGTCTGTGAATGAGGAGATCCCAGTGGACTTGGCAAAGGAAGTTCCGGGTGGCCAGCTTGGAGAAGCCGACAGTGCAGTGAAGGCAGAGGCAGCCCGGCTGCCAG GCCAGAATCCAATTGTGGACGTGGCAGAGGATGGCCGAGATAAGCCGAAACTGCCAAATGAGAAAGATGAGATGGAGCAGGCCCAGATCAAGGGCCCCGTGAACGTGCCCCAGAGGGAAGCCGCCAAGGAGAAGCAGGAGGAGGCGCAGGAGGAGGCGCAGCTGGACCGCCCTGGCCAAG GCATTGCCGTACCCATGGGTGAGGCCCACCGCCATGAACCCCCTATCCCTCATGACAAGGTGGTAGTGGACGAAGGTCAAGACCGAGAAGGACTGGAGGAGAATGAACATCTGTCCAAACATGAGAATGAAAAGTCTCCAGAAGGCAAGGAGCAGATGGTGCCACCTCTGCCAGATTCAGAAAGAGAGAGACGTGGACAGGACCAGGCCTTGGGGGCTGAGGCTGGTCTTCCTGAAGATCCGCAGAAGGTTCCAGAAGAAAATGGTCAGCCAGCCATAGAGCCTGTGAAGGAGGACCTGGGGCCAGGCAACAGGGGTCTGCATCCAGGGCCCCAGGCAGCGCTCCCTGAGAGGCAGGACACCCTGGCAGTGGGTGCAGGGGAGAGAGGAGCTGGGGCCCTGCCGCTGGGCCCTGCCGGCGGAGCCGTGGAGAAGCTGGAGGAGAGGG GTGGGAAGGCCCCCCTCCCAGTGAGGCCGTTcgctggggctgggcaggcggaGCCCCGAGAGCAGAGGCATGTGGAGGCACAGGGCGGGGGCCACCCTGGCAGCAGGCTGGAAG CTGAAATCAAAAAGATAGTAGCAG AAGCCGGCCGGGTGGAGATGCTGGACCACGCCGTCCTGCTGCAGGTGATCAAGGAGCAGCAGGCGCAGCAGAAGCGGCTGCTGGACCAGCAGGAGAAGCTGCTGGCGGTGATCGAAGAGCAGCACAAGGAGATCCACCAGCAGAGGCAGGACGGCGAGGAGG TGGACGTGCAGCCTGAGCCCGGGGTGGCCGCACCCCAAGGGAAGGAGCAGGAAGCCCAGGACAGAGGGACGGTGGGGCGTCCTCCCCCGCGGCCTTTGGAACCTGTACTCAGAGCTCCTGGGcgagccccagctctgccccagggGCATGGCCAGCACTCCATGGAGGATGCCGAGGTGACCGCAGGCAGAGCCCCTGCCAGTCCGCCCAGTGGTGCAGACGTGAAGCCCCGGGCAGCTCTGACTGAGCCGAGGGAAGGCCAGAAGGGCGCTGTGACCAAGATGGCCAGCTTTGGGGTGCAGGAACGGGTCCCTGTGCCAGACCCTGCTGGGGCACCTGGGGGCCCAGAGGAGCTCATTGCTGGGGAGTTCCCTGGGCAGAGTCAGGATGCTGTGGACGGGGGCTCCCGTGCAAGGAAGAAATCTGGGAAGGAGGCAGTGGCTGTGGGTGCCGGTGTGCAGGAGGCAGACGTGCTGGGGGTGGGAGCAGAGATAGGGGACCCTCACGTGAAACCCCAGCAAGGGAGCCAAGACCTGGCTCCTGCAGGCCTCGCCAGCAGGTCGGGGGGAGCAGCGCCTCAGGCCCAGGCTGTGTTACATCAGCCGGAACCCCAGACCATCTCTGCCAGGGGTCTGGGTGGGCAGCAGCGTGGGCAGCCAGCGGTGAGGAGGCAGGCCCTTGGCAGAGGCCACGGGCCCACTCCTGGGGAGGATGTCGCCCTCCAGGAGCCTGAGCACAGGCAGGACTCTGATCTCGGGCCCAAACTGCCTGTCTCGGGGGGTCAGAAGCCAGACTACGCCAAACCCAACCGAGACCTGAAAGTCCAGGCCGACTCTGACCTTCGGAGGAGACGGCGGGATGTAGCCCCTGGTGCAGAGGAGGCGGCCCCGAAGGACAGGGTCATCATCAGCTTTAACCGCCTGCCTGACATGCAGGTCAGCGATCTCCGTAGTGCCCTGGAGAGCCAGCTCCACCAGGCTGCAGGGGGCGCTTTGCGGATGGTCCCTGGCCGCGAGATCAAACAGTTGCCCAGGGCCCTGGAAGAGCCCTGA
- the SLC38A10 gene encoding solute carrier family 38 member 10 isoform X10 has translation MIGLMLGTCIAFYVVIGDLGSNFFARLFGFQVTGTFRVLLLFTVSLCIVLPLSLQRNMMASIQSFSAMALIFYTVFMFVIVLSSLKHGLFGGQWLQRVRYVRWEGVFRCIPIFGMSFACQSQVLPTYDSLDEPSVKTMSSIFASSLNVVTTFYVLVGFFGYVSFTEAIVGNVLMHFPSSLVTEMIRVGFMMSVAVGFPMMILPCRQALNTLLFEQQQKDGTFAAGGYMPPLRFKVLTLSVVFGTMVGGIMIPNVETVLGLTGATMGSLICFICPALIHKKIHKNALSSQVVLWVGLGILVVSTHTTLSVNEEIPVDLAKEVPGGQLGEADSAVKAEAARLPGQNPIVDVAEDGRDKPKLPNEKDEMEQAQIKGPVNVPQREAAKEKQEEAQEEAQLDRPGQGIAVPMGEAHRHEPPIPHDKVVVDEGQDREGLEENEHLSKHENEKSPEGKEQMVPPLPDSERERRGQDQALGAEAGLPEDPQKVPEENGQPAIEPVKEDLGPGNRGLHPGPQAALPERQDTLAVGAGERGAGALPLGPAGGAVEKLEERGGKAPLPVRPFAGAGQAEPREQRHVEAQGGGHPGSRLEAEIKKIVAEAGRVEMLDHAVLLQVIKEQQAQQKRLLDQQEKLLAVIEEQHKEIHQQRQDGEEVDVQPEPGVAAPQGKEQEAQDRGTVGRPPPRPLEPVLRAPGRAPALPQGHGQHSMEDAEVTAGRAPASPPSGADVKPRAALTEPREGQKGAVTKMASFGVQERVPVPDPAGAPGGPEELIAGEFPGQSQDAVDGGSRARKKSGKEAVAVGAGVQEADVLGVGAEIGDPHVKPQQGSQDLAPAGLASRSGGAAPQAQAVLHQPEPQTISARGLGGQQRGQPAVRRQALGRGHGPTPGEDVALQEPEHRQDSDLGPKLPVSGGQKPDYAKPNRDLKVQADSDLRRRRRDVAPGAEEAAPKDRVIISFNRLPDMQVSDLRSALESQLHQAAGGALRMVPGREIKQLPRALEEP, from the exons ATGATTGGGCTGATGCTAGGGACCTGCATCGCCTTCTACGTTGTCATCGGTGATTTGGGGTCCAATTTCTTTGCTCGGCTATTTGGTTTCCAG GTGACTGGCACCTTCCGTGTGCTTCTGCTCTTCACGGTGTCCCTGTGCATCGTGCTCCCACTCAGCCTGCAGAGGAACATGATGGCCTCCATCCAGTCCTTCAGCGCCATGGCCCTCATCTTCTACACTGTGTTCATGTTTGTG ATCGTGCTCTCCTCCCTCAAGCATGGCCTCTTTGGTGGGCAGTGGCTGCAAAGGGTCCGCTATGTCCGCTGGGAGGGTGTCTTCCGCTGCATCCCCATCTTCGGCATGTCCTTTGCCTGCCAGTC CCAGGTCCTGCCCACCTATGACAGCCTGGATGAGCCATCGGTGAAAACCATGAGCTCCATTTTTGCCTCCTCCCTCAACGTGGTCACCACCTTCTACGTCCTG GTGGGGTTCTTTGGCTACGTGAGCTTCACGGAGGCCATTGTGGGCAATGTGCTGATGCACTTCCCCTCCAGCCTGGTGACCGAGATGATCCGCGTGGGCTTCATGATGTCGGTGGCCGTGGGCTTCCCCATGATGATCCTGCCCTGCCGGCAGGCCTTGAACACACTGCTTTTCGAACAGCAG CAGAAAGATGGGACCTTTGCGGCTGGAGGCTACATGCCCCCTCTGCGGTTCAAAGTGCTCACCCTCTCGGTTGTGTTTGGAACAATGGTCGGAGGAATCATGATCCCAAACG TGGAGACGGTCCTGGGCCTCACGGGCGCCACAATGGGGAGCCTCATCTGCTTCATCTGCCCGGCGCTGATTCACAAAAAGATACACAAGAATGCGCTCTCCTCCCAG GTGGTGCTCTGGGTCGGCCTGGGCATCCTGGTGGTCAGCACACATACTACCCTGTCTGTGAATGAGGAGATCCCAGTGGACTTGGCAAAGGAAGTTCCGGGTGGCCAGCTTGGAGAAGCCGACAGTGCAGTGAAGGCAGAGGCAGCCCGGCTGCCAG GCCAGAATCCAATTGTGGACGTGGCAGAGGATGGCCGAGATAAGCCGAAACTGCCAAATGAGAAAGATGAGATGGAGCAGGCCCAGATCAAGGGCCCCGTGAACGTGCCCCAGAGGGAAGCCGCCAAGGAGAAGCAGGAGGAGGCGCAGGAGGAGGCGCAGCTGGACCGCCCTGGCCAAG GCATTGCCGTACCCATGGGTGAGGCCCACCGCCATGAACCCCCTATCCCTCATGACAAGGTGGTAGTGGACGAAGGTCAAGACCGAGAAGGACTGGAGGAGAATGAACATCTGTCCAAACATGAGAATGAAAAGTCTCCAGAAGGCAAGGAGCAGATGGTGCCACCTCTGCCAGATTCAGAAAGAGAGAGACGTGGACAGGACCAGGCCTTGGGGGCTGAGGCTGGTCTTCCTGAAGATCCGCAGAAGGTTCCAGAAGAAAATGGTCAGCCAGCCATAGAGCCTGTGAAGGAGGACCTGGGGCCAGGCAACAGGGGTCTGCATCCAGGGCCCCAGGCAGCGCTCCCTGAGAGGCAGGACACCCTGGCAGTGGGTGCAGGGGAGAGAGGAGCTGGGGCCCTGCCGCTGGGCCCTGCCGGCGGAGCCGTGGAGAAGCTGGAGGAGAGGG GTGGGAAGGCCCCCCTCCCAGTGAGGCCGTTcgctggggctgggcaggcggaGCCCCGAGAGCAGAGGCATGTGGAGGCACAGGGCGGGGGCCACCCTGGCAGCAGGCTGGAAG CTGAAATCAAAAAGATAGTAGCAG AAGCCGGCCGGGTGGAGATGCTGGACCACGCCGTCCTGCTGCAGGTGATCAAGGAGCAGCAGGCGCAGCAGAAGCGGCTGCTGGACCAGCAGGAGAAGCTGCTGGCGGTGATCGAAGAGCAGCACAAGGAGATCCACCAGCAGAGGCAGGACGGCGAGGAGG TGGACGTGCAGCCTGAGCCCGGGGTGGCCGCACCCCAAGGGAAGGAGCAGGAAGCCCAGGACAGAGGGACGGTGGGGCGTCCTCCCCCGCGGCCTTTGGAACCTGTACTCAGAGCTCCTGGGcgagccccagctctgccccagggGCATGGCCAGCACTCCATGGAGGATGCCGAGGTGACCGCAGGCAGAGCCCCTGCCAGTCCGCCCAGTGGTGCAGACGTGAAGCCCCGGGCAGCTCTGACTGAGCCGAGGGAAGGCCAGAAGGGCGCTGTGACCAAGATGGCCAGCTTTGGGGTGCAGGAACGGGTCCCTGTGCCAGACCCTGCTGGGGCACCTGGGGGCCCAGAGGAGCTCATTGCTGGGGAGTTCCCTGGGCAGAGTCAGGATGCTGTGGACGGGGGCTCCCGTGCAAGGAAGAAATCTGGGAAGGAGGCAGTGGCTGTGGGTGCCGGTGTGCAGGAGGCAGACGTGCTGGGGGTGGGAGCAGAGATAGGGGACCCTCACGTGAAACCCCAGCAAGGGAGCCAAGACCTGGCTCCTGCAGGCCTCGCCAGCAGGTCGGGGGGAGCAGCGCCTCAGGCCCAGGCTGTGTTACATCAGCCGGAACCCCAGACCATCTCTGCCAGGGGTCTGGGTGGGCAGCAGCGTGGGCAGCCAGCGGTGAGGAGGCAGGCCCTTGGCAGAGGCCACGGGCCCACTCCTGGGGAGGATGTCGCCCTCCAGGAGCCTGAGCACAGGCAGGACTCTGATCTCGGGCCCAAACTGCCTGTCTCGGGGGGTCAGAAGCCAGACTACGCCAAACCCAACCGAGACCTGAAAGTCCAGGCCGACTCTGACCTTCGGAGGAGACGGCGGGATGTAGCCCCTGGTGCAGAGGAGGCGGCCCCGAAGGACAGGGTCATCATCAGCTTTAACCGCCTGCCTGACATGCAGGTCAGCGATCTCCGTAGTGCCCTGGAGAGCCAGCTCCACCAGGCTGCAGGGGGCGCTTTGCGGATGGTCCCTGGCCGCGAGATCAAACAGTTGCCCAGGGCCCTGGAAGAGCCCTGA
- the SLC38A10 gene encoding solute carrier family 38 member 10 isoform X12, whose protein sequence is MDRAVCGKHRLTQVLPTYDSLDEPSVKTMSSIFASSLNVVTTFYVLVGFFGYVSFTEAIVGNVLMHFPSSLVTEMIRVGFMMSVAVGFPMMILPCRQALNTLLFEQQQKDGTFAAGGYMPPLRFKVLTLSVVFGTMVGGIMIPNVETVLGLTGATMGSLICFICPALIHKKIHKNALSSQVVLWVGLGILVVSTHTTLSVNEEIPVDLAKEVPGGQLGEADSAVKAEAARLPGQNPIVDVAEDGRDKPKLPNEKDEMEQAQIKGPVNVPQREAAKEKQEEAQEEAQLDRPGQGIAVPMGEAHRHEPPIPHDKVVVDEGQDREGLEENEHLSKHENEKSPEGKEQMVPPLPDSERERRGQDQALGAEAGLPEDPQKVPEENGQPAIEPVKEDLGPGNRGLHPGPQAALPERQDTLAVGAGERGAGALPLGPAGGAVEKLEERGGKAPLPVRPFAGAGQAEPREQRHVEAQGGGHPGSRLEAEIKKIVAEAGRVEMLDHAVLLQVIKEQQAQQKRLLDQQEKLLAVIEEQHKEIHQQRQDGEEVDVQPEPGVAAPQGKEQEAQDRGTVGRPPPRPLEPVLRAPGRAPALPQGHGQHSMEDAEVTAGRAPASPPSGADVKPRAALTEPREGQKGAVTKMASFGVQERVPVPDPAGAPGGPEELIAGEFPGQSQDAVDGGSRARKKSGKEAVAVGAGVQEADVLGVGAEIGDPHVKPQQGSQDLAPAGLASRSGGAAPQAQAVLHQPEPQTISARGLGGQQRGQPAVRRQALGRGHGPTPGEDVALQEPEHRQDSDLGPKLPVSGGQKPDYAKPNRDLKVQADSDLRRRRRDVAPGAEEAAPKDRVIISFNRLPDMQVSDLRSALESQLHQAAGGALRMVPGREIKQLPRALEEP, encoded by the exons ATGGACAGGGCTGTGTGTGGAAAGCACCGTCTGACCCAG GTCCTGCCCACCTATGACAGCCTGGATGAGCCATCGGTGAAAACCATGAGCTCCATTTTTGCCTCCTCCCTCAACGTGGTCACCACCTTCTACGTCCTG GTGGGGTTCTTTGGCTACGTGAGCTTCACGGAGGCCATTGTGGGCAATGTGCTGATGCACTTCCCCTCCAGCCTGGTGACCGAGATGATCCGCGTGGGCTTCATGATGTCGGTGGCCGTGGGCTTCCCCATGATGATCCTGCCCTGCCGGCAGGCCTTGAACACACTGCTTTTCGAACAGCAG CAGAAAGATGGGACCTTTGCGGCTGGAGGCTACATGCCCCCTCTGCGGTTCAAAGTGCTCACCCTCTCGGTTGTGTTTGGAACAATGGTCGGAGGAATCATGATCCCAAACG TGGAGACGGTCCTGGGCCTCACGGGCGCCACAATGGGGAGCCTCATCTGCTTCATCTGCCCGGCGCTGATTCACAAAAAGATACACAAGAATGCGCTCTCCTCCCAG GTGGTGCTCTGGGTCGGCCTGGGCATCCTGGTGGTCAGCACACATACTACCCTGTCTGTGAATGAGGAGATCCCAGTGGACTTGGCAAAGGAAGTTCCGGGTGGCCAGCTTGGAGAAGCCGACAGTGCAGTGAAGGCAGAGGCAGCCCGGCTGCCAG GCCAGAATCCAATTGTGGACGTGGCAGAGGATGGCCGAGATAAGCCGAAACTGCCAAATGAGAAAGATGAGATGGAGCAGGCCCAGATCAAGGGCCCCGTGAACGTGCCCCAGAGGGAAGCCGCCAAGGAGAAGCAGGAGGAGGCGCAGGAGGAGGCGCAGCTGGACCGCCCTGGCCAAG GCATTGCCGTACCCATGGGTGAGGCCCACCGCCATGAACCCCCTATCCCTCATGACAAGGTGGTAGTGGACGAAGGTCAAGACCGAGAAGGACTGGAGGAGAATGAACATCTGTCCAAACATGAGAATGAAAAGTCTCCAGAAGGCAAGGAGCAGATGGTGCCACCTCTGCCAGATTCAGAAAGAGAGAGACGTGGACAGGACCAGGCCTTGGGGGCTGAGGCTGGTCTTCCTGAAGATCCGCAGAAGGTTCCAGAAGAAAATGGTCAGCCAGCCATAGAGCCTGTGAAGGAGGACCTGGGGCCAGGCAACAGGGGTCTGCATCCAGGGCCCCAGGCAGCGCTCCCTGAGAGGCAGGACACCCTGGCAGTGGGTGCAGGGGAGAGAGGAGCTGGGGCCCTGCCGCTGGGCCCTGCCGGCGGAGCCGTGGAGAAGCTGGAGGAGAGGG GTGGGAAGGCCCCCCTCCCAGTGAGGCCGTTcgctggggctgggcaggcggaGCCCCGAGAGCAGAGGCATGTGGAGGCACAGGGCGGGGGCCACCCTGGCAGCAGGCTGGAAG CTGAAATCAAAAAGATAGTAGCAG AAGCCGGCCGGGTGGAGATGCTGGACCACGCCGTCCTGCTGCAGGTGATCAAGGAGCAGCAGGCGCAGCAGAAGCGGCTGCTGGACCAGCAGGAGAAGCTGCTGGCGGTGATCGAAGAGCAGCACAAGGAGATCCACCAGCAGAGGCAGGACGGCGAGGAGG TGGACGTGCAGCCTGAGCCCGGGGTGGCCGCACCCCAAGGGAAGGAGCAGGAAGCCCAGGACAGAGGGACGGTGGGGCGTCCTCCCCCGCGGCCTTTGGAACCTGTACTCAGAGCTCCTGGGcgagccccagctctgccccagggGCATGGCCAGCACTCCATGGAGGATGCCGAGGTGACCGCAGGCAGAGCCCCTGCCAGTCCGCCCAGTGGTGCAGACGTGAAGCCCCGGGCAGCTCTGACTGAGCCGAGGGAAGGCCAGAAGGGCGCTGTGACCAAGATGGCCAGCTTTGGGGTGCAGGAACGGGTCCCTGTGCCAGACCCTGCTGGGGCACCTGGGGGCCCAGAGGAGCTCATTGCTGGGGAGTTCCCTGGGCAGAGTCAGGATGCTGTGGACGGGGGCTCCCGTGCAAGGAAGAAATCTGGGAAGGAGGCAGTGGCTGTGGGTGCCGGTGTGCAGGAGGCAGACGTGCTGGGGGTGGGAGCAGAGATAGGGGACCCTCACGTGAAACCCCAGCAAGGGAGCCAAGACCTGGCTCCTGCAGGCCTCGCCAGCAGGTCGGGGGGAGCAGCGCCTCAGGCCCAGGCTGTGTTACATCAGCCGGAACCCCAGACCATCTCTGCCAGGGGTCTGGGTGGGCAGCAGCGTGGGCAGCCAGCGGTGAGGAGGCAGGCCCTTGGCAGAGGCCACGGGCCCACTCCTGGGGAGGATGTCGCCCTCCAGGAGCCTGAGCACAGGCAGGACTCTGATCTCGGGCCCAAACTGCCTGTCTCGGGGGGTCAGAAGCCAGACTACGCCAAACCCAACCGAGACCTGAAAGTCCAGGCCGACTCTGACCTTCGGAGGAGACGGCGGGATGTAGCCCCTGGTGCAGAGGAGGCGGCCCCGAAGGACAGGGTCATCATCAGCTTTAACCGCCTGCCTGACATGCAGGTCAGCGATCTCCGTAGTGCCCTGGAGAGCCAGCTCCACCAGGCTGCAGGGGGCGCTTTGCGGATGGTCCCTGGCCGCGAGATCAAACAGTTGCCCAGGGCCCTGGAAGAGCCCTGA